A genomic segment from Streptosporangium roseum DSM 43021 encodes:
- a CDS encoding ABC transporter permease, with the protein MTAATHAPAAVEVPRHHAFGRFCRAYARRPAGLAGLGLLVAFGALALAAPLFIGDDQLNVIRVDGPQLSPPVDGYPLGTDQAGRSVLLLVIWGARESLSIGIIATALTVVLGSTVGLLAGHYQGRVGQGLMHVTDWFIALPSLPLAISLSAVLGQGAASITIAIAVTSWTATARLVRAQTLAVEARPFIERARALGAGNTQIMIRHVLPNVMPLILVSSTLTVASAILSEATLTFLGLGDPTSVTWGSMLQAAFAGGAVTAGAWWYLIPPGIAILIVVLGFTLVGRAVEHVLNPRMVGR; encoded by the coding sequence GTGACCGCCGCCACGCACGCCCCGGCCGCGGTCGAGGTCCCACGCCACCACGCGTTCGGCCGGTTCTGCCGCGCCTACGCCAGGCGGCCCGCCGGCCTGGCCGGACTCGGCCTGCTCGTCGCCTTCGGCGCGCTGGCCCTGGCCGCGCCGCTGTTCATCGGCGACGACCAGCTCAACGTGATCAGGGTGGACGGCCCGCAGCTCTCCCCGCCCGTCGACGGCTACCCGCTCGGCACCGACCAGGCGGGCCGCTCGGTCCTGCTGCTGGTCATCTGGGGCGCGCGTGAGTCGCTCAGCATCGGCATCATCGCCACCGCGCTCACCGTGGTCCTCGGCAGCACGGTCGGCCTGCTGGCCGGGCACTACCAGGGCCGGGTCGGCCAGGGCCTGATGCACGTGACCGACTGGTTCATCGCGCTGCCCAGCCTGCCGCTGGCCATCTCGCTGTCGGCCGTGCTCGGCCAGGGCGCGGCGTCGATCACGATCGCCATCGCGGTCACCTCGTGGACCGCCACCGCCCGCCTCGTGCGCGCCCAGACGCTCGCCGTCGAGGCGAGACCCTTCATCGAGCGGGCCAGGGCGCTGGGCGCGGGCAACACCCAGATCATGATCAGGCACGTGCTGCCCAACGTCATGCCGCTGATCCTGGTCTCCAGCACGCTCACCGTCGCCTCGGCGATCCTGTCGGAGGCCACGCTGACCTTCCTCGGCCTCGGTGACCCGACCAGCGTGACCTGGGGCTCGATGCTCCAGGCGGCTTTCGCGGGCGGCGCGGTCACCGCGGGCGCGTGGTGGTACCTGATACCGCCGGGCATCGCGATCCTCATCGTCGTGCTCGGCTTCACGCTCGTCGGCCGGGCCGTCGAGCACGTGCTCAACCCGAGGATGGTGGGCCGATGA
- a CDS encoding ABC transporter permease — protein sequence MSSLTAAGPAKVRGQGVKRSGFLPYLGSKLVAALVSFFVTLVIGFVIFSLMPADPVRTLTRGRPTSEAQLAQIRVQLGLDDPVWERFLTFVGDTLKGELGYSWQFQQSVSSLVADRLGPTLLLMGTAALLSIALGLWLGIRSGWRHGSLFDRIASGTSLTLWSVPTFWLGMILLVAFSVGVGPIPSLLPAGGMSDPALPQEGWTHVVDVARHLVLPCLTMVLVVFAQYVTVMRTSIIDEMGSPYLLTAKAKGLTDDAVRRRHAVPNALLPSVTMIFMHLGVLVSGAITVEAVYSWPGLGYLTYEALKIPDLPLLQGTFIVFSASVIIMNLLADVVYRFLDPRVRAQ from the coding sequence GTGAGTAGTCTCACCGCCGCGGGCCCGGCCAAGGTCAGGGGGCAGGGGGTCAAGCGGTCGGGCTTCCTGCCCTACCTGGGCTCGAAGCTGGTCGCGGCGCTGGTGAGCTTCTTCGTCACACTGGTCATCGGCTTCGTGATCTTCAGCCTGATGCCGGCCGACCCGGTCCGCACCCTGACCAGGGGTCGCCCCACGAGCGAGGCCCAGCTCGCCCAGATCCGGGTCCAGCTCGGCCTGGACGACCCGGTCTGGGAGCGCTTCCTCACCTTCGTCGGCGACACGCTCAAGGGCGAGCTCGGTTACTCCTGGCAGTTCCAGCAGTCGGTCTCGTCGCTGGTGGCCGACCGGCTCGGGCCGACCCTGCTCCTCATGGGCACGGCCGCGCTCCTGTCGATCGCGCTCGGCCTGTGGCTGGGCATCCGCAGCGGCTGGCGGCACGGCAGCCTGTTCGACCGGATCGCCTCCGGCACCTCGCTCACGCTGTGGTCGGTGCCGACGTTCTGGCTCGGCATGATCCTGCTGGTCGCCTTCAGCGTGGGTGTCGGCCCGATCCCGAGCCTGCTCCCCGCGGGCGGGATGAGCGACCCCGCGCTGCCGCAGGAGGGCTGGACCCACGTCGTCGACGTGGCCAGGCACCTCGTGCTGCCCTGCCTGACCATGGTGCTGGTGGTCTTCGCCCAGTACGTCACGGTGATGCGCACCTCGATCATCGACGAGATGGGCAGCCCCTACCTGCTGACCGCCAAGGCCAAGGGCCTGACCGACGACGCCGTACGGCGGCGCCACGCGGTGCCGAACGCGCTGCTGCCCTCGGTCACGATGATCTTCATGCATCTCGGCGTGCTGGTCAGCGGGGCGATCACGGTCGAGGCCGTCTACTCCTGGCCCGGCCTCGGCTACCTGACCTACGAGGCGCTCAAGATCCCCGACCTGCCCCTGCTCCAGGGCACCTTCATCGTCTTCAGCGCGAGTGTGATCATCATGAACCTTCTGGCGGACGTGGTCTACCGCTTCCTCGACCCGAGAGTGCGAGCCCAATGA
- a CDS encoding ABC transporter substrate-binding protein — MGTGNSRRRLALAACALSGSLVAAATTFGAAAAAAAAAAAPDASVSASQETTLRVKMSGAGVDTLNPFLAFFNGALDIFGSIYPTLNSLDENGKPGPYLAESWTPSEDKLTWTFKLKDGLKWSDGKPITAEDAAWTLNLIMTDTVAGTANGSLVGNFESVTATDPTTLVIKTKAPQANVVYVSIPISGIPIVPKHIWEPRAKNLKDAKNDTFPVVGYGPWTLTDYKPEQYAKFDANKDFILGRPGFDHMIQQSFKSTDAAVAALRSGQLDYINAVNPTQFKALQADKSLLTAQEVGNGWTGVEVNHNARTRTGKKIGTGHPALGDPVLRRAISLATDRKTLVTKVLDGMGVAGSGYLPPAWPQWSWKPAAGQETPFDLAQAGKILDDAGYTKGADGVRVDPKSGRPLELRLGIHSDDTADAGISTYLKGWLETIGIKLKIQTLSMSALNSDLAKGDWDLLMDGWTTGPDPTYLLGIQTCATLPKDDGTGGNTDAFFCDEAYDELFKKQLTTFDQDERAKVVAEMQDILYKADVDQIHFYANTLDVARTDTVTGLITGQPDAQGMYPAQTAFWSYLKAAPPAAKPAAASAGEESGGGQLWVGAGVLLLALVGGGIVLRRRSGAGDRE, encoded by the coding sequence ATGGGGACAGGCAACTCGCGGCGCAGGCTGGCCCTTGCCGCTTGCGCGCTGAGCGGTTCACTGGTGGCCGCTGCCACCACCTTCGGCGCCGCAGCCGCCGCAGCCGCCGCAGCCGCCGCGCCGGACGCGTCCGTGTCCGCGTCGCAGGAGACCACGCTGCGGGTGAAGATGTCGGGCGCGGGCGTCGACACGCTCAACCCGTTCCTCGCCTTCTTCAACGGCGCCCTGGACATCTTCGGCTCGATCTACCCCACGCTGAACTCGCTGGACGAGAACGGCAAGCCGGGCCCGTACCTGGCCGAGTCGTGGACGCCGTCGGAGGACAAGCTCACCTGGACCTTCAAGCTCAAGGACGGTCTGAAGTGGAGCGACGGCAAGCCGATCACGGCTGAGGACGCCGCCTGGACCCTCAACCTGATCATGACCGACACGGTCGCGGGCACCGCCAACGGCTCGCTGGTCGGCAACTTCGAGTCCGTCACCGCGACCGACCCTACGACGCTGGTCATCAAGACCAAGGCGCCGCAGGCCAACGTCGTCTACGTGAGCATCCCGATCAGCGGCATCCCGATCGTGCCGAAGCACATCTGGGAGCCGCGGGCCAAGAACCTCAAGGACGCCAAGAACGACACCTTCCCCGTCGTCGGCTACGGCCCGTGGACGCTCACGGACTACAAGCCCGAGCAGTACGCGAAGTTCGACGCCAACAAGGACTTCATCCTCGGCAGGCCCGGCTTCGACCACATGATCCAGCAGAGCTTCAAGTCGACCGACGCCGCCGTCGCCGCGCTGCGCAGCGGCCAGCTGGACTACATCAACGCCGTGAACCCGACCCAGTTCAAGGCGCTGCAGGCGGACAAGAGCCTGCTGACCGCCCAGGAGGTCGGCAACGGCTGGACCGGTGTCGAGGTCAACCACAACGCCCGCACCCGCACCGGCAAGAAGATCGGCACCGGCCATCCCGCGCTCGGCGACCCGGTGCTGCGCCGCGCGATCTCGCTGGCCACCGACAGGAAGACGCTGGTCACCAAGGTGCTCGACGGCATGGGCGTGGCCGGCTCCGGCTACCTGCCCCCGGCCTGGCCGCAGTGGAGCTGGAAGCCGGCCGCGGGCCAGGAGACGCCGTTCGACCTCGCCCAGGCCGGCAAGATCCTCGACGACGCCGGCTACACCAAGGGCGCCGACGGCGTCCGCGTCGACCCCAAGAGCGGCAGGCCGCTGGAGCTGCGCCTCGGCATCCACTCCGACGACACGGCCGACGCGGGCATCTCCACCTACCTCAAGGGCTGGCTGGAGACGATCGGGATCAAGCTCAAGATCCAGACGCTGAGCATGAGCGCGCTCAACAGCGACCTGGCCAAGGGCGACTGGGACCTGCTGATGGACGGCTGGACCACCGGCCCCGACCCGACCTACCTGCTCGGCATCCAGACCTGCGCCACGCTGCCCAAGGACGACGGCACCGGCGGCAACACCGACGCCTTCTTCTGCGACGAGGCCTACGACGAGCTGTTCAAGAAGCAGCTCACCACGTTCGACCAGGACGAGCGGGCCAAGGTCGTCGCCGAGATGCAGGACATCCTGTACAAGGCCGACGTCGACCAGATCCACTTCTACGCCAACACCCTCGACGTCGCCCGCACCGACACCGTGACCGGCCTGATCACCGGGCAGCCGGACGCGCAGGGCATGTACCCGGCGCAGACCGCGTTCTGGAGCTACCTCAAGGCCGCGCCGCCCGCCGCCAAGCCGGCCGCCGCCTCGGCCGGGGAGGAGAGCGGCGGCGGCCAGCTGTGGGTCGGCGCGGGCGTCCTGCTCCTCGCGCTCGTCGGCGGCGGGATCGTGCTCAGGCGCCGCTCGGGCGCGGGCGACCGTGAGTAG